One genomic region from Amia ocellicauda isolate fAmiCal2 chromosome 4, fAmiCal2.hap1, whole genome shotgun sequence encodes:
- the sinhcafl gene encoding SIN3-HDAC complex associated factor, like → MFGFHKSKIYRSHEGCCICKTKSSSSRFTDSSRYEENFRLCFGLVEDRTGDICNACVLLVKRWKKLPLGSKKNWNHVVDARAGPGFKLTKPKKVKSSDGKKKSKLKKLHKFKRQNSDAHSTTSSASPSQSPSYSNRSDDGSDIESKQRHPTPSVFSFIDLSYWKRQKVCCGIIYKGRFGEVMIDPRLFKPCCSSKKKESLSQAEDSPPALKEGW, encoded by the exons ATGTTTGGCTTTCATAAATCCAAGATCTACCGCAGTCATGAAGGCTGCTGCATCTGCAAGACCAAGTCCTCCAGCTCCCGCTTCACAGACAGCAGCCGATATGAGGAAAACTTCAGACTGTGCTTCGG GTTGGTTGAAGATCGAACAGGAGACATCTGTAACGCTTGTGTTCTGCTTGTGAAGCGTTGGAAGAAACTCCCCCTCGGCTCTAAAAAGAACTGGAACCAT GTTGTGGATGCAAGAGCAGGGCCTGGCTTCAAGTTGACGAAGCCCAAGAAGGTGAAGAGCAGTGATGGCAAAAAGAAGAGCAAACTCAAGAAGTTGCACAAATTCAAAAGACAAA ACTCCGATGCCCACAGCACGACGTCGAGCGCCTCCCCGTCTCAGTCTCCCAGTTACAGCAACCGGTCTGACGATGGCTCTGACATAGAGTCCAAGCAGAGGCATCCCACCCCGTCTGTGTTCTCCTTCATAGACCTCTCCTACTGGAAAAG GCAGAAGGTGTGCTGTGGCATTATCTACAAAGGCCGCTTTGGCGAAGTCATGATCGACCCACGCCTCTTTAAGCCGTGCTGCAGCTCCAAGAAGAAGGAGTCCCTGTCACAGGCCGAGGACTCCCCACCGGCCCTGAAGGAGGGGTGGTAA